The Dioscorea cayenensis subsp. rotundata cultivar TDr96_F1 chromosome 11, TDr96_F1_v2_PseudoChromosome.rev07_lg8_w22 25.fasta, whole genome shotgun sequence genomic interval TAGTttgatttgggaaaaaaaattttattttgtgatcACCAGGCTGTTGGAATCTGATGTGTTTTGCATTAATGAAAGATtatgatgttattattattattattattattatttagtaataTTGGGATTTGACTCTTcccattatgaaataaaaaagtcATTAGTTTATTACTTTATCCAAAATAGATTTGCAAGTTGATCTCGTAAGAAACACTTCTACAGTATTCCTAAATCAAAGGTGGAGAGAATCTCATAGAAGAATTATGATAGGTCTGCTCATTGTTTTTAAATggtgaaataataaattttatgttgATTTATTATTCTATTCATCTTATCTATATGTATtctatttgttttgtgttgtcaataaatcatttttcaaatattctttCCTCTATAATATATTTGTGGTCAGGGATGTTGCATGCTTTTCctttgtgtgtttttaaataaaatgttgttttgaatattcatgtattttctttaaGATTTGAAATCAGGTTTGAAGCTGATGACTATGTATGAACAAGATCCTGATGTTCTCCAGTGGGGCCTCCATCTTCTTCATGGTGATCCATTTGCAAACTCTGGGTATTGTGGAACATCAATGCAGAATGACACTGGCTATTACAGTGGAACTTATGCTTTGGAAGGTAACTTTGCACATACTATATTATTTCATGAATGATGAAATTATTTGACATTCACAATTTGCTGTTACAGAGGTAGCTGGACCTTCACATATAGATGAAGAGCATATGCAAGCAACTGTTCTTGTGCACGATTGGTTTGGTCCGCCCTTTAGGAACTACAACAGCTCAGGTATTTTTAGGATTGTAAAATTACTTATGTGGTCTGCAATATGGTAAATTACTTCTGTTCttgttatatatttgttgtagtTTATGTCTGTTTTACTCTGCTTAGAGAATGAAGgtggtgatgaagaagaagatgataggGAAGCCTCCAGCTCTTGTTCAAGTCCTGAAGAGAAACTATATGAAGAGGAAAGCTGGACTTGGGAGCTGACAGATGATTTTTCTGTCCTTGATGGTGAAGTAGGCAAGAGGCTAAACCAGATGGTCCCTATTCCTGTAAGTCTAAGGATACTTACAAAGATGTGGTTTTATTAAATTGAAGGATGATTCTTCTCAGACAGCACTATTAGGCATTTATGGATTATGGCCTATAGTAATGTTCTTTTTGGATTTGCATTTCCTAATTTCCATCATATGAGAGCACTTGGTATGGacagaacattttttttttttcagatcaagatATCTTCTGcctaaaattttatgaaaaaaggCTATAATTCTGATTCAATATACATTAGATATCCCATGATTTTCCACAGAGATTACATACTTAAAAAATTTGATCACCTGCTTACATTTCTAATTGTGCTTTACTATCCAAGTGTTTTGTTATGATCTTTGAGTATACGCCCAGTCTAAAGTAATAGTGAATGACTTTTAGATGTATGTTTCTCTGTTTGTATGCAGCATGAATATTTGTACTACACTCATTATCTTTTTGTTAACACAAACAATAGTAGCGGGGCCCTTGCTATggtcctttttatcttttatttcttgtctGGTCATGGTGCATCTACAAAATGCCCTCATATGTGGTGAAAATGCACCTCTgcctgcagtctcatttttttatattcccCCTACTTTAcaatttctcatcttttatatTGCCCCTGGTTAGTGTATCACTGTCGACATTTTTAGTTTTGCTAACTGACTGTCAATTATCTGCGTTCATTAAAGCATGTTCCCCGAATAAATGGAGAGATTCCTTCAGTTGATGAAGCCACGTCAGACCATCAAAGGCTTCTTGATAGGTATAGCCACCGCTTGTTCACTTTTATGCTTACTCTGAAATGTTTCATgctgatgatttttttccaatttGTCTTGTGTCCTATCAATTACATCAAGGCTTTCCCGGAATAAATTATTGTctcttgcattttatttgtaAGTTGACCGGGGGCATGACCTAGGTATTTTCCCTCTAACAATATGATTGGGATTTGTAACCATTCTCTTGACTAAATTGagatttatttctctttctcttggtCGGGATATTATATAGATGAGAAAAAGGAAATATGGAAGTTAATAGAAGGAAACAATAATTTGAAGTAATGAAATATATGAGTCAGTTTCCCTTATCTGATGTGAATTTACAGCCCATATATTGAAGTGGGCTTGAGTGATTGTTGTACTCAGTTGTATAACTCTGATTAGTTTCTTCTTTTACTAGATTGTTCAGTGTTTCTTATTCGTTTCTAGCCATGCAATCATGAAGTTAATTAGACTGGTTATCTTGGGGATCAGTTTCTCTACTTTTCTGTTTCATTTCTTAGTAAGCTATTTGAATTTATATGCTGTTTTTTATAGCATTCTTACACTAACAAAAttgtgaacttttttttttcctgctgAACATAGTTATCAAGATATTTGTCCTTCTACAATCATATTTGAAGACTTTTAGCAGCCCAACGGGATGATGCCTCCTGGATCTTACTAAATAATCTGTTATAGGGCATATGCTTGAAATTATTTACAAATCTGTGACATTCATTTTGTCAGTTTTGAGCTTGTTGCACATGCTATAGGTTGCTATTATATGATCTGGTTGAGCTCAAGGTTCAAGGAGATGGCAACTGTCAGGTTTGTCTGACAATTTCATATGCAAGGCAAATTACGATTATGCTACTGTCACTTGCTGAACGATATGACAGTTACAATACATctgaaaaactagaaaaataagtTGCTGCTCTGATTTATATGTGTCCAGTTCCGGGCATTATCAGATCAATTTTATCGAAGTCCTGAGCACCACAAATTTGTTAGACAGCAGGTTATCAATCAGGTTAGAACTTAGAACGTTAAATGTTTGCTTCTCATGTCCATGCTTTTCTCATAGGTTCCTTGCTGAACTTATTCATTGATGAACTTTATTTATTAACTCTCAGCTTAAGTCTAATCCTGAGATCTATGAGGGATATGTTCCCATGGCTTATGGTGACTACCTGAGAAAGCTTTCAAAGTATGGCTATAGTTTATATATCAAACATGCATTACTTAAGCAGTGTTGCTGTTATGGAAATATGTATTGAATCTCTTGATTTGTCTGTTTTGTGGTTTTACATTGAAGATCAGGGGAATGGGGGGATCATGTCACTTTACAGGCTGCTGCTGATTCggtatgctttgtttttttcccttacAAACCTACATATTCGCTAGAGCCTTTTCCTTGAAATCTTGGTACTGCATAGGTGTTTAGCACTTCCGTTGTATTTTTGCCCTGAGCTTTTTTTTGCTGCAGTATGGTGTCAAAATATTCGTGATAACATCTTTCAAAGATACTTGCTACATTGAGATTCTTCCTAATATTCAAAAGTCTAAACGAGGTTTGACAGAATGATCCTTTCCTCTTTTTAACTCTGAACAGATATCAAGCTCTGATATAAAAACCTTGTATCTGTGTAGTTATTTTCTTGAGCTTTTGGGCTGAGGTGCATTACAACTCCATCTATCCTGAAGGAGGTTAAATCCCCCATTACTcttcatattcatatttatcTTGAAGCTTGTGGCACTTACATTACCACTTGCCTTTAGAACTCATGAGATGTCCAATTCTTTGTGGTTGGTTGCGCAGAGCTACCAATCTCGGAaaccaagaaaaagaagaggtgGTGGCATTTCGGAAACAAGCACTAGGGAGCTGGACTCCTGCAGTGAGCTTCTTACCGGATGTAAAGAGAGAAGGGGGAATgggaaataataattttataagggTTTAGTTCTTCTGTTCAATGTGTGTTTTGAGATTTGTCTTCTTTGACCATGTCTtcctatttcttttcttctgttCTCCgagatcattatttttaattgagttatttttggGTGTGGTTTTGTATAAAGGCCCCTTTATAAAGAAATTCTCTCAGTTTGCTTCTTGTAATCAAATAAAACCTGAAGATCTATAGGAACCTTCTGGAACCTCTGCCGCCACTCCAAAGTCTTCGGAGTCCAGGGACAGCTTCTCTCTAGATCGCTTCCTGATCTGTGAAGCCTAGCAAGCATCCATCACAATGCCAACATGTAATCTCGTGCTCTGTACCCGAggtatttgtgtgtatatatcgGTTGACTTGATACTTGATTGGCATTACATTTTGTTCCAAATGAAGCCTTAATCTTGTTAAGAAAGATTTAGTTTTGGACTTGTttattatacttattatttattttctcagtGGATCATGTTTCGAAGGTTGTGATCAAGGCCAATGATTTTGCTGGTGATGGGACCAC includes:
- the LOC120272620 gene encoding OVARIAN TUMOR DOMAIN-containing deubiquitinating enzyme 9-like; the protein is MTMYEQDPDVLQWGLHLLHGDPFANSGYCGTSMQNDTGYYSGTYALEEVAGPSHIDEEHMQATVLVHDWFGPPFRNYNSSENEGGDEEEDDREASSSCSSPEEKLYEEESWTWELTDDFSVLDGEVGKRLNQMVPIPHVPRINGEIPSVDEATSDHQRLLDRLLLYDLVELKVQGDGNCQFRALSDQFYRSPEHHKFVRQQVINQLKSNPEIYEGYVPMAYGDYLRKLSKSGEWGDHVTLQAAADSYGVKIFVITSFKDTCYIEILPNIQKSKRVIFLSFWAEVHYNSIYPEGELPISETKKKKRWWHFGNKH